Proteins from a genomic interval of Myxococcales bacterium:
- a CDS encoding sigma-54 dependent transcriptional regulator — MRKLLLCDDEDSLCRGLARLLRTLSFDVVTADGPQGLGHVANGTFDVIVTDLRMPEVNGFEILEAARRHSPSTPVIVMSGSAEIPDAVRAMRAGARDFLIKPFEFPALEEVLDHVLGFSEKTPPPILDPSAWRDRFAPWLLGEDPAIMPVLAMIAQVADTSCTVLITGESGTGKELVARSIVAGSPRAKTPFVAVNCAAIPETLVESELFGHTKGAFTGANNARTGRFGQADGGTIFLDEVGEMEMGVQAKLLRVIQEGELYPVGQEAPVQIDVRVIAATNRDLAAEAEAGRFRSDLYWRLNVIPIEMPPLRSRPADIPLLVEHFMKRANQHHRRAILGLEPPALDLLKRHSWPGNIRELENLIERLVIMKGSGRIGVSDLPSNIRLLQTSAAPAQSSQSSGVIPSLPEEAGATDLKTILEAVEERMIAEALERTGGNKNKAAELLGLNRTTLVEKLRRKRLTPHTV, encoded by the coding sequence GTGAGAAAGCTACTACTCTGCGACGACGAAGACTCGCTTTGCCGAGGCCTGGCCAGGCTGCTGCGCACCCTTTCCTTCGACGTGGTGACAGCGGACGGCCCGCAGGGCCTGGGTCACGTCGCGAACGGAACCTTCGACGTGATCGTGACCGACCTTCGCATGCCGGAGGTGAACGGCTTCGAGATCCTGGAAGCCGCCCGGCGCCACAGCCCAAGCACCCCCGTCATCGTCATGAGCGGAAGCGCGGAGATCCCCGATGCCGTGCGGGCCATGCGGGCCGGAGCCCGAGACTTCCTGATCAAGCCCTTCGAGTTTCCGGCACTCGAGGAGGTCTTGGATCACGTCCTCGGGTTCTCGGAGAAAACGCCGCCCCCGATCCTCGATCCCTCAGCTTGGAGGGATCGCTTCGCGCCGTGGCTTCTCGGGGAAGACCCTGCGATCATGCCTGTGCTCGCGATGATCGCGCAAGTCGCGGACACCTCGTGTACCGTACTCATCACCGGTGAGTCGGGCACCGGCAAAGAGCTCGTGGCCCGCTCCATCGTGGCGGGTTCGCCCCGCGCGAAGACGCCTTTCGTGGCGGTCAACTGTGCAGCGATCCCCGAGACCTTGGTCGAGTCGGAGCTTTTCGGGCACACCAAAGGTGCCTTCACGGGCGCCAACAACGCCCGCACGGGGCGATTCGGCCAAGCAGACGGAGGCACGATCTTCCTCGACGAAGTTGGCGAGATGGAGATGGGCGTGCAAGCCAAGCTCCTGCGCGTCATTCAGGAAGGCGAACTTTACCCGGTCGGACAAGAAGCCCCGGTGCAGATTGACGTGCGCGTGATTGCAGCGACGAACCGTGACCTGGCCGCCGAGGCCGAAGCGGGCCGGTTCCGCTCTGATCTCTACTGGCGCCTGAACGTGATTCCGATCGAGATGCCGCCCCTGCGATCCCGCCCGGCCGATATCCCGCTTCTGGTCGAGCACTTCATGAAACGCGCCAACCAACATCACCGGCGGGCCATCCTGGGACTCGAGCCGCCCGCGCTGGATCTGCTGAAGCGACACAGCTGGCCAGGGAACATTCGTGAGCTCGAGAACCTCATCGAGCGCCTCGTCATCATGAAGGGCAGCGGCCGTATCGGCGTCTCGGATCTGCCGTCGAACATCCGGCTGCTTCAGACGAGCGCCGCGCCTGCCCAGAGCAGCCAGAGCAGCGGCGTGATCCCCTCGCTTCCCGAAGAAGCAGGAGCCACCGACCTCAAGACCATCCTCGAGGCCGTGGAAGAACGCATGATCGCCGAGGCACTCGAACGCACGGGGGGAAACAAGAACAAGGCCGCAGAGCTCCTGGGGCTCAACCGCACGACCCTGGTCGAGAAGCTGCGCCGTAAACGGCTTACGCCCCACACCGTATGA
- the rsmD gene encoding 16S rRNA (guanine(966)-N(2))-methyltransferase RsmD, which translates to MRLTGGLDRGRKLKAPRGLKTRPTASKVREAVFNILGPPPNGDVLDLFAGTGSLGIEALSRGAASAVFVERDSRALAALRKNLAELGLQQRAAVVGRDVLQALASLASEGRRFAWVFVDPPYAAGEVEHVLRALGCHGLAAGGVVIVEHDKRSVPPDESGGLILTDRRYYGDTGLSFYRCQQGLAA; encoded by the coding sequence ATGCGGCTCACCGGGGGCCTTGACCGAGGGCGAAAGCTCAAGGCTCCACGCGGTCTAAAAACTCGACCCACAGCGTCCAAGGTACGCGAGGCGGTGTTCAACATCCTCGGGCCGCCGCCAAATGGCGACGTCCTGGATTTGTTCGCCGGAACGGGTTCCCTGGGCATCGAGGCACTCTCCCGGGGCGCGGCCTCGGCCGTGTTCGTCGAGCGTGACAGCCGGGCGCTTGCGGCGCTGCGGAAGAACTTGGCCGAGCTCGGCCTTCAGCAGCGCGCCGCCGTCGTGGGACGGGACGTGCTTCAGGCGCTCGCCAGCCTGGCCAGCGAGGGCCGCCGCTTCGCTTGGGTGTTCGTCGATCCTCCTTACGCCGCAGGCGAGGTCGAGCACGTGCTGCGCGCTCTCGGCTGCCACGGCCTGGCGGCCGGGGGTGTGGTCATCGTCGAGCACGACAAGCGCAGCGTGCCGCCGGACGAGAGCGGGGGCTTGATCCTGACCGACCGGCGTTACTACGGTGACACCGGACTTTCCTTTTACCGATGCCAGCAAGGGCTTGCCGCGTGA
- the coaD gene encoding pantetheine-phosphate adenylyltransferase codes for MVGIYPGTFDPITNGHVDILKRAVRLCDKVIVAVAHNVRKAPLFSVEERVEMVRAAVGDLPNLEVDAFSGLLVDYARQRGARAIVRGLRAIADFEYEFQFAHMNRHLAPDVETIFLMTSEESFYVSSSLVKEVASMGGDINRIAPPAVVRALHEKLNRR; via the coding sequence ATGGTGGGCATCTACCCGGGCACGTTCGACCCCATCACGAACGGGCACGTGGACATCCTCAAGCGGGCCGTACGGCTATGCGACAAGGTGATCGTGGCCGTGGCACACAACGTGCGCAAAGCGCCGCTTTTCTCGGTGGAGGAGCGCGTCGAGATGGTTCGCGCGGCTGTGGGTGACCTCCCGAACCTCGAGGTAGACGCGTTTTCTGGTCTTCTCGTTGATTACGCACGCCAGCGCGGCGCCCGCGCCATCGTGCGCGGCCTGAGAGCCATCGCCGATTTCGAGTACGAGTTCCAGTTCGCGCACATGAACCGGCACCTCGCGCCCGACGTCGAGACCATTTTTTTGATGACCAGCGAGGAGAGCTTTTATGTTTCTTCGTCTCTGGTAAAAGAGGTGGCCAGCATGGGCGGCGACATCAACCGCATAGCGCCGCCTGCCGTCGTGCGGGCCCTGCACGAGAAACTCAACCGTCGCTGA
- a CDS encoding HAD-IB family hydrolase → MRPVAFFDLDRTLVPVNTGRLFVGHMRRRGELSLARALQALTWMARYHFALLDLPAVAGRVVTMLRGQREDEFAEMCQRWVEDTVLPRLLPEGLRRVEDHRAGGRFLAILSTSPAYVVKPVARSLGMDAVGATELEVEKGLFTGRLLGPACYGAGKIHWAESLGSRFALNLEESWFYTDSYTDLPMLERVKNRIVVNPDPRLRRAARLRGWPIESWL, encoded by the coding sequence TTGCGCCCCGTCGCTTTTTTCGATCTCGACCGCACGCTGGTCCCGGTGAACACCGGGCGGCTCTTCGTCGGTCACATGCGTCGGCGCGGAGAGCTTTCCCTGGCCCGGGCGCTCCAGGCGCTCACCTGGATGGCGCGGTACCATTTCGCGCTGCTGGACCTCCCTGCCGTCGCAGGCCGGGTCGTGACGATGCTGCGCGGTCAACGCGAGGACGAGTTCGCCGAGATGTGCCAGCGGTGGGTGGAGGACACGGTGTTGCCAAGGCTCCTCCCCGAGGGCCTTCGCCGCGTCGAGGATCACCGCGCGGGGGGGCGCTTCCTGGCCATCTTGTCGACGTCTCCGGCCTACGTGGTCAAGCCCGTGGCAAGGTCGCTCGGCATGGACGCTGTGGGCGCCACAGAACTGGAGGTCGAAAAGGGCCTCTTCACGGGCCGGCTGCTGGGTCCCGCCTGCTACGGTGCAGGAAAGATTCACTGGGCCGAGAGCCTTGGCTCTCGGTTCGCGCTGAATCTCGAGGAGAGCTGGTTCTATACGGATTCGTACACAGACCTGCCCATGCTCGAGCGTGTCAAAAATCGAATCGTGGTGAACCCCGACCCTCGGCTTCGACGGGCAGCCCGGTTGCGAGGCTGGCCGATCGAAAGCTGGCTTTAA
- the nadC gene encoding carboxylating nicotinate-nucleotide diphosphorylase has product MPWNSPHTRGLIDLALEEDLGRGDVTSVVSVPAEIGARAQLVAREPLVVAALPLAALVFERVEPQVRFCGLVAEGDRAEAGTVLASVEGTARGVLAAERTALNFLQRLCGVATQTARFVAAVEGTRAQVTDTRKTTPGYRALEKYAVRVAGGRNHRFDLGSGVLIKDNHVAAVGSVAAAVHAARKQAPHGLKIEVEVDTLAQFDEALEAEADIVLLDNFTRTDILVAVERRNARGRSVPLLEVSGGVTLATVRSFAETGVDLVSVGALTHAARAVDIALDFLPS; this is encoded by the coding sequence TTGCCCTGGAATTCGCCACATACCCGTGGATTGATCGACTTGGCGCTCGAGGAGGACCTCGGACGCGGAGACGTAACCTCCGTCGTCAGCGTTCCCGCCGAGATCGGGGCACGAGCCCAGCTGGTGGCTCGGGAGCCGCTCGTGGTGGCCGCCCTGCCTTTGGCGGCCCTGGTGTTCGAGCGGGTGGAGCCCCAGGTGCGCTTCTGCGGGCTCGTGGCTGAGGGCGACCGAGCCGAAGCGGGGACCGTTCTGGCTTCGGTCGAAGGGACCGCCCGCGGCGTGCTGGCGGCGGAGCGCACGGCCCTCAACTTCCTTCAGCGTCTTTGTGGGGTGGCCACACAAACCGCGCGCTTCGTGGCGGCCGTCGAGGGAACCCGCGCGCAGGTCACCGACACCCGAAAGACCACGCCGGGGTACCGCGCCCTCGAAAAATATGCCGTTCGCGTGGCAGGCGGTCGCAACCACCGCTTCGACCTCGGTTCGGGTGTTCTCATCAAAGACAACCACGTGGCCGCCGTGGGGTCCGTCGCGGCCGCGGTGCACGCCGCCCGGAAACAGGCACCGCACGGATTGAAAATCGAGGTCGAGGTCGACACCCTGGCTCAATTCGACGAGGCGCTCGAGGCCGAGGCCGATATCGTCCTGCTCGACAACTTCACGCGGACCGACATCCTCGTAGCCGTCGAGCGCCGCAACGCCCGCGGCCGCAGTGTGCCCCTCCTCGAGGTCTCGGGCGGGGTCACGCTTGCGACGGTTCGCAGCTTCGCGGAGACGGGCGTGGATCTCGTCTCCGTGGGCGCCCTCACCCATGCGGCACGCGCGGTGGACATCGCGCTCGACTTTTTACCTTCGTGA
- a CDS encoding pyridoxal phosphate-dependent aminotransferase: protein MKLSKRLDVIEPSMTLKVTQRAAELKAQGVDVISFGAGEPDFDTPAHIKEAAKKALDAGATKYTAVAGTPELRKAVAAWFSKDHGLDVSPSEVMVSAGAKQVIYNAFQAVLSEGDEVILPAPYWVSYSEIAKLAGAVPVPVVSTAADNFVVRPEAIAKAITPRTKLILVVSPSNPTGAVYDEPTLRGIADLVVKHDLWMLTDDIYRYLCYGNAKFVQPATFGPEVRKRTIIADGVSKAYAMTGWRIGFACAPKEVIEAMGTLQGQSTTNAAAVSQAAALAAISGPQDEVERMRLEFDKRRQFMVKGLNAIPGVSCVEPMGAFYAFPDVSAYNGKTTPGGKLIKDDLDLCEYLISEGRVALVPGSAFYAPGFVRLSYATSQANIEKGLGRIAEALAQLK from the coding sequence ATGAAACTCTCGAAGCGTCTGGACGTCATTGAACCCTCGATGACCCTCAAGGTCACCCAACGGGCAGCTGAGCTCAAAGCTCAGGGCGTGGACGTGATCAGCTTCGGAGCCGGTGAGCCCGACTTCGATACGCCCGCGCACATCAAGGAAGCCGCGAAGAAGGCCCTTGATGCGGGCGCGACCAAGTACACCGCGGTGGCCGGCACGCCCGAGCTCCGCAAGGCCGTCGCAGCCTGGTTCTCGAAGGACCACGGTCTCGATGTGTCTCCGTCCGAAGTGATGGTCTCGGCGGGTGCCAAGCAAGTGATCTACAACGCGTTCCAGGCCGTGCTGAGCGAGGGTGACGAGGTCATCCTGCCGGCGCCCTATTGGGTGAGCTACTCTGAGATCGCGAAGCTCGCGGGGGCAGTCCCCGTTCCCGTCGTGTCCACCGCGGCCGACAATTTCGTGGTCCGTCCCGAGGCCATCGCGAAGGCCATCACACCCAGGACCAAGCTCATTCTGGTCGTGTCACCCAGCAACCCCACGGGCGCCGTCTACGACGAGCCTACCTTGCGGGGCATCGCCGACCTCGTGGTCAAGCATGACCTGTGGATGCTGACAGACGACATCTACCGCTACCTTTGCTACGGAAACGCGAAGTTCGTTCAACCGGCCACCTTTGGCCCCGAGGTGCGCAAGCGCACCATCATCGCCGATGGGGTGTCGAAGGCGTACGCGATGACGGGCTGGCGCATCGGGTTCGCTTGCGCCCCCAAGGAGGTGATCGAGGCCATGGGCACGCTCCAGGGGCAGTCCACCACGAACGCCGCAGCCGTCAGCCAGGCGGCTGCCTTGGCGGCGATCAGCGGTCCTCAAGACGAAGTCGAGCGGATGCGCCTCGAGTTCGACAAGCGCCGCCAGTTCATGGTGAAGGGACTCAACGCGATCCCGGGCGTCTCCTGTGTCGAGCCGATGGGTGCTTTTTACGCATTTCCCGACGTTTCGGCCTACAACGGCAAGACCACGCCAGGTGGCAAGTTGATCAAGGACGATCTCGATCTGTGCGAGTACCTGATCAGCGAGGGGCGGGTCGCTCTGGTGCCAGGAAGTGCCTTCTACGCCCCGGGCTTCGTGCGCCTTTCCTACGCAACGTCTCAGGCAAACATCGAAAAGGGCCTCGGGCGCATCGCCGAGGCGCTCGCCCAGCTCAAGTGA